The following proteins come from a genomic window of Metarhizium brunneum chromosome 2, complete sequence:
- the SAT17_1 gene encoding Taurine hydroxylase-like protein SAT17: MALGTFTKSVTQPINAGDPTENSTGRSKETRVSTRSLGGNSAVRIPTTLSGQLIWSGQDYHHNNSLYALCLTSEDIAEVEQALEAFKALCLDGDEVSKANFPLPNLTERLEKCSKILHDGLGFFVIKGIDMSHYTVEDSIVIYLGIASYIADQRGIQDREGNVLRHITSSKMWDVPLEKRHGIHSNAALPFHNDMGCDILALQVRHCAHSRGSTFVSSAASIFNQLITVEPAVVRTLFEPNWPVQCSGRHAQHYLAPVMKWHHDRLMTSMDPNRFGPHPASSGSSIPVLTQDQRYALQKLEEAARSTELELDLERGDLLFLNNWALLHRREAYDDDETTCRHLIRLWLRSTRHGWHVPPEMLLPWQTAYNDKIQTRIYALHPSPTYSTPKYSVGSAAFLIYDDEQEVDESLIR; the protein is encoded by the exons ATGGCCCTCGGCACTTTCACCAAGTCTGTTACACAACCAATCAACGCCGGGGATCCAACTGAAAATAGCACCGGCAGATCGAAAGAAACACGCGTTTCCACAAGGTCATTGGGTGGAAATTCTGCGGTCCGCATTCCAACGACGTTGTCTGGGCAACTCATTTGGTCAGGACAAGACTATCATCACAACAACAGCTTGTACGCTCTCTGCCTAACCAGTGAGGATATTGCCGAGGTTGAACAGGCTCTGGAGGCGTTTAAAG ctcTCTGTCTCGATGGGGATGAAGTGTCCAAGGCAAACTTTCCGTTACCCAATCTCACGGAAAGGCTCGAAAAATGTTCCAAAATCCTTCATGACGGGCTCGGGTTCTTCGTTATCAAAGGGATAGACATGTCTCACTACACAGTGGAGGACAGTATCGTCATATATCTCGGCATTGCGAGCTACATTGCGGACCAGCGAGGCATTCAAGACCGAGAGGGCAATGTTCTCA GACATATCACGAGCTCCAAAATGTGGGACGTACCCTTGGAGAAGAGGCACGGCATTCATTCCAATGCGGCTTTG CCGTTCCACAACGATATGGGATGCGATATTCTCGCACTCCAAGTGCGTCACTGCGCCCACAGCAGGGGCTCTACCTTTGTCAGTTCAGCGGCGAGCATCTTCAACCAGCTGATCACCGTGGAACCCGCCGTTGTGCGGACGCTGTTCGAGCCAAACTGGCCGGTCCAATG TTCTGGGCGTCATGCTCAACACTACTTGGCACCAGTCATGAAATGGCACCATGACCGGTTGATGACCAGCATGGACCCCAATAGATTTGGTCCCCATCCGGCATCCAGTGGATCATCCATCCCTGTACTGACCCAGGACCAGAGATATGCCCTCCAGAAactggaagaagctgcccGGTCCACGGAGCTGGAGCTTGATCTCGAGCGTGGCGATCTTTTGTTCCTGAACAACTGGGCTCTCCTCCACCGCCGGGAAGcgtacgacgacgacgaaacgACTTGCCGCCATTTGATCCGGCTCTGGCTACGAAGTACGCGGCATGGATGGCACGTTCCTCCAGAAATGTTACTTCCTTGGCAGACGGCATACAATGATAAAATTCAAACTCGGATTTACGCCCTGCATCCCTCGCCGACCTACTCAACTCCCAAGTACTCGGTGGGATCTGCTGCATTTCTCATTTATGATGACGAGCAGGAAGTTGATGAGAGTCTCATTCGCTAA
- the MAL13 gene encoding Maltose fermentation regulatory protein MAL13 yields MSQAVKRACDACHRRKVKCDGINPCRNCASAQLSCTYNAIPQKKGPKGSRAKVISELRETQRQTSLSAKVQSRMNGIACPPTTSGLAPTPGLLTSELVKECAQFFFDNLYPQAPILDRRQIEQQVLYMEQNRDAYCLMTSLCAFIMLQPGMSMPAGDPYSLDMVPGANIVSSQLLLEECLRVRKGYEYLDSITLNSLATNFFLFGCFSGQEMHDKAWYYLREATTMIHMAGMDKEEHYMQFDAAEASRRRRLFWLLFSVERAYAIQRRRPITLQATINLPTLGDDPADPQAHMLNGFVLLVNMFRPFDDAFTATWNKTRAQLTSQHVNGLQKQLNEVAQSCACQDSNFQDLHTNQQWLKNTAWQLTSGVVNGNSGDSMSFQYPMNMSRELLVNMASQFPVQVVDLIGTGLIEKLLEMSSSMAEYLAMQPASRDPFAIGPREHLSQILSLAAVARNGDYRFLPLLLNKLGEVLPRITNPMLQNAPENSNLANIDIFDGFGTAGMAQPPSQMHMAMDNDYDRKFSVEEYEKKYAMEMNGNTPESATHSNHSHSSPSIAQQGSDMGGSFIGSPNIMSPGMDYSHNMNGFPCNPMNEMVMSPMGSSGQSNGMSQGQHMGHDHMPQRMNGMAGQNMRQQGINVMNPLSGMGHIQQRQSSFHMTGQPHMGDFHNLPPRGNPDTSNPMVGMNTMGAY; encoded by the exons ATGTCACAAGCCGTCAAGAGAGCCTGCGATGCCTGCCATCGTCGCAAGGTGAAGTGTGACGGCATCAACCCGTGCCGAAATTGCGCCTCGGCTCAGTTGTCGTGCACATACAATGCCATCCCACAGAAGAAAGGCCCAAAAGGCTCACGAGCCAAAGTAATCAGCGAACTTCGCGAGACGCAGCGTCAGACCAGCCTGTCGGCCAAGGTGCAAAGCCGGATGAATGGCATCGCTTGCCCGCCCACAACCTCAGGCTTGGCTCCTACTCCAGGCCTCCTTACCAGTGAACTTGTCAAGGAATGTGCTCAGTTCTTCTTCGATAATCTTTATCCACAGGCTCCGATCCTCGACCGGCGACAGATTGAACAACAAGTTCTGTACATGGAGCAGAACCGCGATGCCTACTGCTTAATGACATCTCTTTGTGCCTTCATCATGCTTCAGCCAGGCATGTCTATGCCTGCGGGTGACCCATACAGCCTGGACATGGTCCCTGGGGCGAATATTGTTTCCAgtcagcttcttctcgaAGAATGTCTCCGTGTTCGAAAAGGATACGAGTACCTTGACTCTATTACTTTGAATTCACTGGCTACCAActtcttccttttcggcTGTTTCTCTGGCCAGGAAATGCATGACAAGGCCTGGTACTATCTCCGCGAAGCTACCACCATGATCCATATGGCTGGCATGGATAAGGAGGAGCACTACATGCAGtttgacgccgccgaggcttcccgacgacgacgcttGTTCTGGCTCCTCTTCTCCGTTGAGCGGGCTTATGCTATCCAGCGCCGACGGCCCATTACTCTTCAAGCAACCATCAATTTGCCTACTCTAGGCGACGATCCTGCCGATCCCCAAGCACATATGCTCAACGGCTTCGTCTTGCTAGTCAACATGTTTCGGCCGTTCGATGATGCCTTCACTGCTACTTGGAACAAAACTCGGGCTCAGCTGACTTCTCAACATGTCAACGGTCTACAGAAGCAACTCAATGAAGTGGCTCAATCCTGTGCTTGTCAGGACTCAAATTTTCAGGACCTGCACACTAACCAACAGTGGTTGAAGAATACCGCCTGGCAGCTGACCAGTGGCGTGGTAAATGGCAACTCAGGTGATTCCATGTCATTCCAGTATCCCATGAATATGTCACGAGAACTACtggtcaacatggcatcACAATTCCCTGTTCAAGTTGTTGATCTTATTGGCACCGGACTG ATTGAGAAGCTCTTGGAAATGTCATCATCGATGGCCGAATACCTCGCCATGCAGCCTGCTTCGCGAGACCCTTTCGCCATAGGCCCGCGCGAGCACCTGAGTCAGATTCTTTccctggctgctgttgcccgAAACGGCGACTATCGCTTCCTGCCTTTGCTCCTGAATAAGCTCGGCGAAGTCCTTCCTCGCATCACGAACCCCATGCTTCAGAACGCCCCCGAGAACTCCAACCTTGCCAATATCGATATCTTTGATGGTTTTGGCACTGCTGGAATGGCCCAGCCACCCAGCCAGAtgcacatggccatggacaaCGACTACGACCGTAAATTCTCTGTCGAGGAGTACGAGAAGAAGTATGCGATGGAAATGAACGGCAATACACCGGAATCCGCCACTCATTCCAACCACTCCCATAGCTCGCCGTCAATTGCGCAGCAAGGCTCGGACATGGGCGGTTCTTTTATTGGTTCTCCAAACATCATGTCGCCGGGGATGGACTACTCTCATAACATGAATGGGTTCCCCTGCAATCCGATGAACGAAATGGTGATGAGCCCCATGGGAAGCTCTGGGCAGTCGAATGGCATGTCACAAGGCCAACACATGGGACATGACCACATGCCACAGCGTATGAACGGAATGGCAGGCCAAAACATGCGGCAACAAGGCATAAACGTAATGAATCCTCTAAGCGGCATGGGTCATATCCAACAAAGACAAAGTAGCTTCCACATGACAGGTCAACCGCACATGGGGGATTTCCATAATCTCCCCCCAAGAGGGAATCCAGACACAAGCAATCCAATGGTTGGCATGAATACAATGGGCGCATATTAG
- the bbp-1 gene encoding Branchpoint-bridging protein, which produces MSWRNQGITGSNNIPLGKRRFAEEDGVTDEEPSRGRDPEPRTEADGPRRRKKRNRWGDASENKAAGLMGLPTAIMSNMTSEQLEAYTLHLRIEEISQKLRIDDVVPADGDRSPSPAPQYDNHGRRINTREYRYRKKLEDERHKLIERAMKTIPNYHPPQDYRRPTKTQEKVYVPVNDYPEINFIGLLIGPRGNTLKKMEGDSGAKIAIRGKGSVKEGKGRSDAAHSSNQEEDLHCLIMADTEEKINKAKQLIHNVIETAASIPEGQNELKRNQLRELAALNGTLRDDENQACQNCGKIGHRKYDCPERQNYTASIICRVCGNAGHMARDCPDRQRGASWRNDGRPAGRINGGDAVDREMEQLMQELGGGSGPPARIEAGPGGGADQNGADAKPWQRGPTGGPAPWRSRNHDSNDGESRGSGAAPPWARERNRGGHDHHGDRDRDRDRDRDRDRDRENGYGQGYGSSGSAAPPPWQQQAPGTQGGYPGYAGYGGYAPPPGMGAPPGLSQAGAGLAAPPGLAGVNALIQQYAGGATQAPPPPPPSGDAPPPPPPPPGNQPPPPPPGA; this is translated from the exons ATGTCGTGGAGAAATCAAGGCATCACTGGCTCGAACAACATTCCTCTTGGGAAGCGCCGCTTCGCTGAAGAGGATGGGGTTACTGACGAAGAACCGAGTCGGGGTCGCGACCCAGAACCCAGAACTGAAGCAGATGGTCCTCGCCGACGCAAGAAGCGCAACCGATGGGGCGATGCATCCGAAAATAAGGCTGCAGGCCTTATGGGGTTGCCTACTGCCATCATGTCTAACATGACGAGTGAACAGTTGGAGGCCTACACTCTGCATCTTCGTATCGAGGAGATCAGTCAGAAGCTGCGCATTGACGATGTCGTCCCTGCCGATGGGGACAG ATCGCCTTCGCCCGCTCCTCAGTACGATAACCACGGCAGACGTATCAACACGCGAGAATACCGGTACCGCAAGAAGTTGGAAGACGAGCGACACAAGCTGATTGAGAGGGCTATGAAGACGATTCCTAACTACCATCCTCCACAGGATTACCGCAGGCCCACTAAGACCCAGGAGAAGGTCTATGTGCCTGTGAATGACTACCCGGAAATTAACTTCA TTGGCTTACTTATCGGACCCCGTGGTAATACACTCAAGAAAATGGAGGGGGACTCTGGTGCCAAGATTGCTATTCGAGGCAAGGGCTCCGTcaaagaaggcaaaggccgGTCGGATGCTGCGCACTCCAGCAATCAGGAGGAAGATTTACACTGtctcatcatggccgatACAGAAGAAAAAATCAACAAGGCGAAGCAGCTTATTCACAACGTCATTGAAACC GCGGCGTCTATTCCTGAAGGTCAAAACGAGCTGAAGCGTAATCAGCTGCGAGAACTTGCTGCACTCAATGGTACTCTCCGAGACGATGAGAATCAAGCTTGTCAAAACTGCGGCAAGATTGGCCACCGCAAGTACGACTGTCCCGAGCGTCAAAACTATACTGCCAGCATCATCTGTCGTGTTTGCGGCAATGCGGGACATATGGCCCGTGATTGTCCCGACCGACAGAGAGGTGCTAGCTGGCGAAATGATGGCCGGCCTGCAGGTAGAATCAatggcggtgatgccgtTGACCGCGAAATGGAG caACTTATGCAAGAACTTGGAGGAGGCTCTGGACCTCCAGCCCGAATCGAAGCTGGCCCCGGTGGCGGCGCGGATCAAAATGGAGCGGATGCCAAGCCTTGGCAACGTGGACCAACTGGCGGCCCTGCTCCCTGGAGATCCCGTAACCACGACTCCAACGACGGAGAGTCTCGAGGATCTGGTGCTGCGCCGCCTTGGGCCAGGGAACGAAACCGCGGCGGGCATGACCATCATGGGGACCGTGATCGTGACAGAGACCGTGATCGTGACCGTGACCGCGACCGCGAAAACGGCTACGGCCAAGGTTACGGTTCATCTGGATCAGCAGCTCCTCCCCCATGGCAACAGCAGGCTCCTGGAACCCAGGGTGGGTATCCTGGATATGCTGGGTACGGCGGTtacgctcctcctcctggtATGGGTGCGCCGCCCGGACTTTCCCAGGCTGGTGCCGGACTGGCAGCTCCTCCCGGCCTCGCCGGAGTAAATGCCCTCATTCAACAGTATGCCGGAGGCGCTACACAAgctcctccacctcctccaccttCAGGTGatgcgccgcctccgcctccgcctcctcccggAAACCAGCcccctcctccgcctcctggCGCTTGA